The genomic stretch AATCGCCTAGTCTGACCGATGTCTTTACAGTAAACTTTACTGTTACTGCAGAATGTCTTACCGGTGAAAAGAGGACTCAATCTTTACAAGTTACTGCAGAGTTCCGCGTCTCTTTCGAACCAAGCGATGATACCCTTGTGATGAAAATGAATCCGGCCGATCCGGAACCTGTGATTTCCATCAAAACCTGGCGCTGGATCTGATTAAAAATATCGCATTATAGGTAGAGGTGTATGTAAACGGTGCCTGTAAAGTTAAGGTTGCCGAAGGGGAGACCAGAGAGAGGGCTCTGCTAAAGGTCGTTTATTTGACGCAAAGGTATCGCTGAACGATGTCTCCGGAAGAAACCGGAAAGGCAGGTATCGCCTATGAAACTGTTTCCGAATTGGAGGAACTCGTCGGGCATGACATTGCTCGAGGTCCTGATATCGCTCGCGCTCTTCAGTATCGTAACAGCAGGGATCTTCTCCCTGCTCAATGGAAACAACAACGTTTTTTTCAGAGAGACGTTGAATGCTCACTTACGGCAAGAAAGCCGTACTTCTGTGAATCAAATCCTTAAAACAATCCAAGAGGCGCACGACGAAGATATAGAGGTTGATCCAAGGGGACTATGGATGAGGATTGACAGTCCCGGAAAACCAGAAACTTTATATGAATTAACTGCATCTGCAGATGATCCCTCGTACTATGATCTATATATCAATAAGACACGTCTCCCCGTAAAAGTGTTGTCTTCGGGAAATAAGTTTTTTATTAAAGACGACCTTACCAAAATGGTTACTGTAAATTTGACATATCTCGACGACGCTACCCAAACAGCAGACACCGGGCCGACTCTTGCCTTAAAAGCGAGTGTTTTGCCTCGTCTAAGCAAACCGATCTCGGATATAACGAAGACGTTATGGAAAATCATTACATGTCCTGAAGAGATTTCGTTGCAAGTCGGAGAAACTGTAGGATTTCCCTTCCAAGCATTTTCTGTGTATTCTAATGGTGCGGTTGAGGATATTACATCCGCAGTAACACCAGTGATCAGTGATCCGACGATCGTCACATTGACCTCAGGGAGCATTACCGGCCTTACGCCGGGTACGGCCACTATATATGTATCGTATCAAGGATTTTCAGCGTCCACAAAAGTAAATGTTACCGGTGCCTCCATCGAAGCCATCAGCATCGAACCACAAACAGTGCATTTGCAAGTAGGGCAGACCATTGATTTTTCTATAGAAGTGAAAGCGAAATATGCCGATGGTCGAATTACGGATATTACATCTCAAGTGGAACCGACCGTCAGCGATCAATCGATCATTGCATTAGAACAAGGAAAGATTACCGGGAAAAAATCAGGGATCGCTTATGTCATTGTAAGTTACCAAGGGCTATCTGCTCAGACAACCGTAACAGTAACAGGTGACCCCCTAAAAGAGTATATATTGAGGCAGGAGGCGCCACTATTTTTGTTCGGAAATAAACTCAGTGTAACGGGTAGTTCGAGGGTTAACGGAACTGATGCTACCGCGCTTATAAAAGACCAGATAGACAATAAGAACACCTCTGTTCCTTTCGGAGATGCTGTTGACGTGAACACAAAGATCATATTCATCGATGATCATCTTTATTTTGACGGTGGTTCCAATAAAATAGGCTTGCAAGACAATACCAGCAAGACTTATATAAAGGGCAACCTGACAACTTGGAACGGAAGACATGAGCTTTATGGAGATATATATGTTGCTGGGAATTATCGCTTAAAAGATGCAATTGTATATGGAAATATATATGTCAATGGAAACCTTGAATTAGGTTGGACACCGACGATAAAGGGGACAATTTACTACACAGG from Heliomicrobium modesticaldum Ice1 encodes the following:
- a CDS encoding prepilin-type N-terminal cleavage/methylation domain-containing protein, with product MKLFPNWRNSSGMTLLEVLISLALFSIVTAGIFSLLNGNNNVFFRETLNAHLRQESRTSVNQILKTIQEAHDEDIEVDPRGLWMRIDSPGKPETLYELTASADDPSYYDLYINKTRLPVKVLSSGNKFFIKDDLTKMVTVNLTYLDDATQTADTGPTLALKASVLPRLSKPISDITKTLWKIITCPEEISLQVGETVGFPFQAFSVYSNGAVEDITSAVTPVISDPTIVTLTSGSITGLTPGTATIYVSYQGFSASTKVNVTGASIEAISIEPQTVHLQVGQTIDFSIEVKAKYADGRITDITSQVEPTVSDQSIIALEQGKITGKKSGIAYVIVSYQGLSAQTTVTVTGDPLKEYILRQEAPLFLFGNKLSVTGSSRVNGTDATALIKDQIDNKNTSVPFGDAVDVNTKIIFIDDHLYFDGGSNKIGLQDNTSKTYIKGNLTTWNGRHELYGDIYVAGNYRLKDAIVYGNIYVNGNLELGWTPTIKGTIYYTGTLTVPNNYDSSIVKKTKKVTGLDDFQIPNFSIPNLQQDSWYFSRGYTSDPTMKNNMKYFGNSISFKNWGDPYCNNVTIASKGNITLQGNLHFSGILFAPNGKVTIEDSCTFQGIIVANQVSVTGNAGVTFQRIIDDESKLPF